One part of the Suncus etruscus isolate mSunEtr1 chromosome 2, mSunEtr1.pri.cur, whole genome shotgun sequence genome encodes these proteins:
- the RPS29 gene encoding 40S ribosomal protein S29 isoform X1 has translation MGHQQLYWSHPRKFGQGSRSCRVCSNRHGLIRKYGLNMCRQCFRQYAKDIGFIKLD, from the exons ATGGGTCACCAGCAGCTCTATTGGAGCCACCCGAGAAAGTTCGGACAGGGTTCGCGCTCTTG CCGCGTCTGCTCGAACCGGCACGGCCTGATCCGCAAATACGGCCTCAACATGTGCCGCCAGTGTTTCCGCCAGTATGCAAAGGACATCGGCTTCATCAAG TTGGACTAA
- the RPS29 gene encoding 40S ribosomal protein S29 isoform X2 translates to MGHQQLYWSHPRKFGQGSRSCRVCSNRHGLIRKYGLNMCRQCFRQYAKDIGFIKV, encoded by the exons ATGGGTCACCAGCAGCTCTATTGGAGCCACCCGAGAAAGTTCGGACAGGGTTCGCGCTCTTG CCGCGTCTGCTCGAACCGGCACGGCCTGATCCGCAAATACGGCCTCAACATGTGCCGCCAGTGTTTCCGCCAGTATGCAAAGGACATCGGCTTCATCAAGGTATGa